One genomic region from Clostridium saccharobutylicum DSM 13864 encodes:
- a CDS encoding methyl-accepting chemotaxis protein yields the protein MKSLKSKIILMNVLIATLVAVIIGVTSISDLKRSNSKSIAQYEEVLRSNYDNNIKGQIENVITLLNGIYNKQVNGELTEVQAKDQAKYLIKNLRYNNDGYFWIDDVNGTLIAHPILKEQEGSNRINETDKNGNKLIQNIINVATKDGGGFTDYYYIKPNESGVSPKRAYSQEFKPYGWIISTGNYVDDIDKQIAEKTTELNNTTTKIIVLLVVIIVVLLAIAILIAIKVSANLTKPLTKIEGLAQRLAKYDFSEDIVVNDKTEFGKTAIALNKAQKNVKELIKNINGQATDLTASTEELSALTQEVTNRVLNMNKSTEQIVENMGESSESAHQINQCMKEINLSVNELSTKSTDGSGISISFKEKSLELKNKTNQALGNTEKMYDEKQDKILEAIKAGGVVKEVSKMVEAISEIAEQTNLLALNAAIEAARAGEQGRGFAVVSEEVRKLAEESSNSATSIQGTVGKIQNAFRKLSDNSSEVLGFINKEVKGQFHEFISSGQYYYDNAEQISSISEDIAAMSQQLNASFEEINSMVQTMSDNSERSTRNSTEILDGIKEATTSMEQVAATAENQAILAQKLQGLLNDFKI from the coding sequence ATGAAAAGCTTAAAAAGTAAGATTATATTAATGAATGTATTGATAGCAACATTAGTAGCAGTAATTATTGGGGTGACTTCCATTTCAGATTTAAAAAGAAGCAATTCTAAATCGATTGCTCAATATGAAGAGGTTCTTAGATCAAATTATGACAATAACATTAAAGGTCAAATTGAAAACGTAATCACACTGTTGAATGGTATATACAATAAGCAAGTTAATGGGGAATTAACAGAGGTGCAGGCTAAAGATCAAGCAAAATATCTTATTAAGAATTTGAGATATAATAATGACGGGTATTTTTGGATAGATGATGTGAATGGTACTTTAATAGCTCATCCAATATTAAAAGAACAAGAAGGAAGTAATAGAATTAATGAAACCGATAAGAATGGAAATAAATTAATTCAAAATATTATCAATGTTGCAACTAAAGATGGGGGAGGATTCACAGATTATTATTATATAAAACCAAATGAATCAGGTGTATCACCTAAGAGAGCTTATTCACAAGAGTTTAAACCATATGGATGGATTATAAGCACTGGAAATTATGTTGATGATATTGATAAACAAATAGCTGAAAAGACTACTGAATTAAATAATACAACGACTAAGATCATTGTATTACTAGTAGTAATAATAGTTGTATTACTAGCAATAGCAATATTAATAGCTATTAAAGTATCAGCAAATCTTACAAAGCCTTTAACTAAAATAGAAGGTTTAGCACAAAGGCTGGCTAAATATGATTTTTCAGAAGATATAGTCGTAAATGATAAAACAGAGTTTGGTAAAACAGCTATAGCTTTAAATAAGGCTCAAAAAAATGTAAAAGAGTTAATTAAAAATATAAATGGACAAGCAACGGATTTAACAGCTTCTACAGAGGAATTATCAGCACTGACTCAAGAAGTCACAAATAGAGTGCTAAACATGAATAAATCAACTGAACAAATTGTTGAGAATATGGGAGAATCAAGTGAATCAGCTCATCAAATTAATCAATGTATGAAAGAAATAAATTTAAGTGTAAATGAACTATCTACGAAATCTACAGATGGAAGTGGAATTTCTATAAGTTTTAAAGAAAAATCATTAGAACTAAAAAATAAGACTAATCAAGCTTTAGGTAATACAGAAAAGATGTATGATGAAAAACAAGATAAAATATTAGAGGCAATTAAAGCAGGTGGTGTTGTAAAGGAAGTTTCTAAAATGGTTGAGGCTATATCGGAGATTGCAGAGCAAACAAATTTACTTGCCTTAAATGCAGCTATAGAAGCAGCAAGAGCAGGAGAACAAGGCAGAGGATTTGCAGTAGTATCTGAAGAAGTTAGAAAGCTTGCAGAGGAATCTTCCAATTCAGCAACTTCAATTCAAGGAACTGTTGGAAAAATACAAAATGCATTTAGAAAACTTTCAGATAATAGCAGTGAAGTTCTTGGTTTCATAAATAAGGAGGTTAAAGGACAATTTCATGAATTTATATCATCAGGACAATATTATTATGATAATGCAGAACAAATAAGTAGCATCTCAGAAGATATTGCAGCCATGTCACAACAATTAAATGCATCTTTTGAGGAAATTAATTCAATGGTTCAAACTATGTCAGATAATTCTGAAAGATCAACAAGGAATTCTACTGAAATATTAGATGGAATAAAAGAAGCAACAACTAGTATGGAACAAGTAGCAGCGACAGCTGAAAATCAAGCTATCCTTGCACAAAAACTTCAAGGGTTATTAAATGACTTTAAAATTTAA
- a CDS encoding heavy-metal-associated domain-containing protein — MAKKILIEGMKCEHCVGHVKEALEGLSGVTSVTVNLAGNYAVVEGAVDNEELKEAIEEEGYDVISIEE, encoded by the coding sequence ATGGCAAAAAAAATATTAATAGAAGGTATGAAATGTGAACATTGTGTAGGACATGTAAAAGAAGCTTTAGAAGGATTATCAGGAGTAACTTCAGTAACTGTAAATCTTGCAGGAAATTATGCTGTAGTTGAAGGTGCAGTTGATAATGAAGAACTAAAAGAAGCTATTGAAGAAGAAGGATATGATGTAATAAGCATCGAAGAGTAA